A window of Methanobacterium formicicum genomic DNA:
CCCATATATGGAGTACTACCCTGGCAGTGAGCATGTTCATTCCCGCCGCCAGTGCTATTCTCTGTATGATTTATTTTAAATCAAAGGCCCTGACCAGGGAAACCAAAATCATATTTGCCTTTTTCCTGCTTTATGCCCTATTGTTTGCCTTTGAAAACTATTGCTGGCCAGTTATGGGAACGGTAATGAACCTGCCGGTTCTTTCCACCATCATTGCTGTTCTGGGAATGGTAACGGTAATTGCCCTGAACCTAAAGAAGAAATGGAGAAAAGGATTGGTGTCCTCCCATTTATCCTTCGGTAAAAATCGTAAATACTATCTTATTTTGCCACTGGCAGTTTTTGCCCTACTTATCCTGGAATACCTTACACTTAATTTCACTGGATTGGGCACTCCCCTGACCGAATTTGATATTTCTGCATTTATAGTAACCTTAGTTTCTTATTTCGTTTTATATTTCTTTACAGAGTGGACCTGGTATTTCGGAGAAGAACTGGGATGGAGAGGATACCTCCAGGACAGATTGTTCCCTCTTTTGGGAAGTTATAAAGGTGTTCTGGTACTGGGGGTTATATGGGGTGTCTGGCATTATCCCATGAATGCCCTGGGATACAATTTTCCAGGACAACCTATTCTGGGTAATATCCTGATGACGGTCTTCACCATTGTATTTGGTATTATCTTGAGTTACGCGGTCCTGAAGACAGGGAGCATCTGGATAGCGGTGGTAATGCATTTATTTAACAACAAACTGAATGGTGTTATCTGTGCCTACATAGCCTATTCCCCGGATGTTCTCCTGGTTAACGCCCTAAGCTGCATATTTTTAGGGATATTAGCCCTGGTACTTTTAAGATCCAAGGTCTGGAAACAGGTTGAAAAGATCAAGTCCTCTAAACAGGTTAAAGATCAAGTCCTCTAAACAGGTTAAAGATCAAAGCCTGGAAACGGGTTGAAATGATCTAAGGCCATGAAAATGGTTCAAAAAGTTCCTGAAATCAATAATCTCTAAATATTTATCCTTCATTTTTTTCAGTTACCTTCATTTTTTTCCAGTAGTACTTCCACCTTCTCCACAGTTATTACTTCTACCTTCCGTCTATACGAATCAACTTTCCAGCAAAAAATAGTTATTAAGTAAACACTAACATATGTAATGGGGATGGGGGGTGTACTTTTTTTTAGTTATTCCCTTCTTTATCATTTAATCCCATCGACAAATTAAGCAATCACTGTAAAAGGAGGTGAAAAAGCTTGAAAACCAAAATTATCCTACTCATACTAACCATTTTTTTAACCATCACGACAGCCAGTGCCGCTGATTTCTATGTTAACCCTGATACTGGAGATGATGATAACACCGGTACCACTCCGGGTGATCCATTTTTAACCATCAACAAGGGTGTTACCAGTGTAACTGACCCTTCGGATGTGGTTAATTTGGCATCGGGAACCTACAGTGATGTGGGGGACTACAACATTGACGTAACCCAGAGCATGACTGTGCAGGGTGCCGGGGAAGGACAGACCATCATTGACCCTCAGGGTAACGGTCGGGTGTTCAACATCAGCAGTGGAGTTAACTTCCTGCTGGTGGGGGTAATCATTCAGAATGGTAAAGCACCAGACGGTTCTGAATCTCCTGGTGAATCAGGAGGTGCTATAATGAATGGGGGCAACCTCACCGTCATTGATTCCACCTTCACCAGCAACCTGGCTGGTAATGGTGATGCCTGGTTTGACTCCCAGAGCGGGGGTCATGGTGGGGCTATCTTCAGTACCGGAACACTCACCATAACTGGATGCACCTTCAACACCAACCGTGCGGGTAACGGTAACAATGCAGGGTTCCAGGCCGGAGCCGGAGGTCATGGTGGGGCCATCTTCAGTACCAACAACTTCACCATCACCGACACGGTCTTCAACTCCAACACGGCTGGTAACGCCGGTAGCACCGGACAACACGGCAGTCCCGGAGGATCCGGGGGAGCCATCTACAACCTGGGAGTATCCACCATAACTGGATCCACCTTCAACCACAATGCCGGTGGAAACGGCAGCCACTCGGGCTGGGAATCAGCCCAAGGAGGATATGGTGGAGCAATTTTCAGCCTCAATGGCATGAACATCACCAACAGTAACTTCACGGCTAACCACGTGGGAAGCTGGGATAACGGAGACACCACGGTCAACGGTGCGGATGGTGGCGCCATCTACACCATTGGGAAGTTAAACACTACTGGTTGCATCTTCACTGGTAACCTGGCTGGCGATGGTAACAGCCAAATTGACTTTACTGGCGGAGATGGTGGATCAGGAGGTGCAATTTACTGCCTCAACACTCTCGAAGTCCGGGATAGCACCTTCCAGTCTAACCAGGCTGGTAACGGGGGAAGCAACAACCGTGATGAAAACGGTGGAAACGGAGGTAACGGTGGGGCAATCTATGCCGCAGATCTCCTCCTATCATCATCCACCTTCACTGCTAACCTGGCAGGTGACGGTGGTAATGCCAATGCCGAAGACGATGTCTACGCTGGTAACGGTGGTAGCGGCGGGGCACTGTACATCATAGGAATCCTGAACATGACCCAGTCCAGTTTCAACAGTAACCTGGCTGGTGACGGAGGTAACGGATTCACCGCAGGTACCGCTGGTTCTGGTGGGGCCATCTACATTGTGGGTACCCTGAACATCACCCAGTCCAGTTTCAACAGTAACCAGGCCGGTACCGGAGGTAGTGGGGCCACTGCCGGATCCGGTGGAGAGGGTGGTGCTATCTATAATATAGGACTATTCGAGATGAAAGATACCATCTTCTCTTCCAACCGGGCTGGTAATGGTGGAGAAAACACTGGACAGGGAAATGGTGCCAGTGGTGGAAGCGGAGGAGCCTTATATTTAGTTGGGCTTTTAAACTCTGAAAACATCAGCTTCCAATCCAACCAGGCGGGTAATGGTGGAAATGCTCTGGGAGCAGGATCACCTGGTCTTGGTGGCTCAGGAGGGGCAATCTTTGCCCTGGGAGTTCTCAACCTCAGCCAGGGTAACTGCACTGGAAACAGTGCCGGTACAGGTTCTGTCCCTGGATTTGGGGGTGCACTGTATATCTAACCACAGACCTCGGTAACATTGGCAGTAAGACTCTGTTAACCAACCTGTTCTATGGGGCTGCCGGAGGAACCCTGCGGGGTGATGAAGGAGCAGGACTGGCCACTGTCAGGTCCCTGGTGGACTATGATACCAGTGTCTTTGCCCTGGTAACCATAACTGCCAATCCCACTGATGCATCCAGTGTGAATGCGGCCACTACTTCCACCAGAAATACTGTGGCCATGCAGAACACCGGGATACCTCTGGTGGGAATGATTCTGGCCCTACTCCTGTTAATGGGTGGTCTGGTCAGTGCCCGGAAAATATAAAAAAGAGTGGGGGAGTGAAAATTTCCCCAATTAATTTTTTTTCTAATTTTGCACTATTTTATCTTTAGGAAAACTTCTGTTCCTTAAACCCGGTTCTCTTTCTGGTCAAAATAGTCCAGCTGGTCCTGGATTACGTCACTGAGACTGTATTCAATCCGGGCACCTATCTTCTGGATTTTCTGGTTATCACAGAGGAGTAGTGGTATCTCTGATGGTCGGAAACGGTCGGGGTTGAACTCAATGGTCAGGGGTCCCTGGTCCGTGCTGACCCTGATTCCCTTATCCTGGATGGTGTACTCCAGCTGGTTTTCCAGTATCATCTGGTCCACCCTGGTCTTGTCGAACTTAACCCCAAAGATAGGGTCATCTACCAGTTCAGTGGGGTTGTCGATGGTCTTGCTTTCGTCGGCTTTAATGGTTTCAATCTGGTTTATGTTCCATCCCGCCCTTTCCAGTCCCAGTAGTATGTAACTGAGGACGGAGTTGGTTCTCATGGATCCCTGGTTGTACACTTCACCGGCACGTCCCTTACTGGCCAGTACCTGGTATCCGTGGATGATGTCGGTTACATGGGACCAGTCCCGGCAGGCATTGAGGTTGCCAATGGTTATCCGGTCAGTCTCCTGGTACTTCAGTTTCATGATCTGGTTGGTGATGATGGAGGTCACGAACATCATACCCCTACCCGCCCCTTCGTGGTTGAAGGCCCGGGAAACCACGGTGTCCAGTCCATAGGAGTGGTGGTAGTTCTGCATCAGGAAATCCCCGGAGACCTTGGACACGGCGTAGGGGGACATGGGACGCAGGGGGTTGGATTCACTGATGGGCAGCTCGGGGATTTTCTCCGGTTCGGGGAAGATGGTCTTACCCGAATCTAGGGCACGCTGGTACTGTTCCGGGGAGGATATGACCATACCGTACACTTCACTGGAACCAGCAAACACTATCTTGGCGTCAATATCCTTGATCCTCACGGCTTCCAGGAGATTGGCGGTACCAATGGTGTTGATATCCTGGGTGTCCAGGGGGCGGCGGAAGGAAAACTCTACACTGGACTGGGCTGCCAGGTGGAAGATCACATCGGGCTGGGAATGGTCCAGGGCACTGGCCAGGGAGGATATATTTCCCAGGTCTCCCTCCAGCATCTTAAGTTTGTCCTTAATAACCTTATCAATCAAGTTTTTTTCCATGGCCACCATATCTTCCGGCCTTATAAAACCATAAACATCTGAACCTTTATCTAAAAGTTCTTTAGCAAGATATGAGCCCACAAATCCATTAGCCCCGGTTATGAGGACGTTCTTTCCGTTCCAGTTCATACTAATATACTCCCTTCCTTTTTTGCGATGTAAAAATTTTTATTGCACTTATACTTCCCTTTTCTGGCGCAAGGTAAATTTTCTTAAGCACATTCTATTTTCTTACTTAAACACATTCCATTTTCTTAAACACACTCTAAAATTTTTAACACACTCTAAAACAATAAGTTCCAGGTCAAAATTACTTAGATTATAGTACATCCCTAAAATCTTATAAAACTATTTGAATTCTTTTTAAGCAGGGCTTCATCTTAGGGCTCATGGTTTCATTTTGCTCATGGTTTCAATCAGACCAGGGGAGAAAAAGGGGTATCCCAAATTCGAAAGGTTTATTATTACTGGTAAGGGAATAATTATTGGGTGACAGGGGGATTTAGTGTTAATGAAATCCGTAGGGATTATAAATTTTATAGCATAATTTAAGAAAATATTAGGGATTTTAATGAAAATTTAAAGGTTTTTAATGGAATCTTAGGGGTTTAATAAGAATTTAGGGGTTTTACAATGTTTAAAAGGTGTTTTTAATGGCGGATAAGGTTAAAACTGGGTGGGCAGTTCTCTTCGTTGTTTCTCTGTCTCTGTTTATCATTGGACTGGACAGTACCTTTATGAATGTGGCCATGATGTACCTGGTGAAGGATTTGCACACCACCCTGGGGAATGTGCAGTCTATAATCGCTGTGTACACCCTGGTCATGGGGTGTTTCGTCCTCTTCGGGGCGAAAATGCAGGATGTAATTGGCCGGAAGAGGACCTTCCTAACCGGGGCCATTATTTACGGTATTGGTACGGTTATTGCCGCTACCAGCCTCAATAGTAGTATGTTGCTCCTGGGATGGTCAGTTATTGAGGGATTCGGGGCAGCCCTCATGTTACCCGCCACTTCCGCCATAATCACCTCCACCTACTCCGGACCCCGGAGGACCTTTGCCCTGGGATTCACCGCCACGGTCTTCACTGTATCTGTGGCCATAGGACCCCTCCTGGGAGGGTTCCTCACTACTTTCTATTCCTGGAGGTGGGGTTTTGGACTGGAAACCATTGTGGTCCTGGCCATACTCCTCCTGTCCCGGCACCTCACTGAATCAAAAAAGGTGCTCCAGTGGTCGGATCTTAACATCAAGGGGGCCCTGCTCTCGGCAGCAGGGATATTAATCGTCATCATCGGTGTGCTCCAGTTAAACACTCCCTACACCTGGCTCAACTACGCGGGGACCATCATCAACCCGGTGGGATTTGCGGTGGCCATGGCCATGATCCTCACTGGAGTCATTCTCCTGGTGATATTCTTCTTCTACCAGAGGAAGCTCATCCGGCAGGGTAAAAAATCATTCATGAATGTGGA
This region includes:
- a CDS encoding MFS transporter, coding for MADKVKTGWAVLFVVSLSLFIIGLDSTFMNVAMMYLVKDLHTTLGNVQSIIAVYTLVMGCFVLFGAKMQDVIGRKRTFLTGAIIYGIGTVIAATSLNSSMLLLGWSVIEGFGAALMLPATSAIITSTYSGPRRTFALGFTATVFTVSVAIGPLLGGFLTTFYSWRWGFGLETIVVLAILLLSRHLTESKKVLQWSDLNIKGALLSAAGILIVIIGVLQLNTPYTWLNYAGTIINPVGFAVAMAMILTGVILLVIFFFYQRKLIRQGKKSFMNVDILKSRPFTFGVVSILIMALIQAGIFYLVPLYVQTRWQTDALTTGLILLAAPLGSLLFSLSASKLTRYLKHNHLVSIGFVVSMVAILTLYLVFLDYANLTIYHLIPGLFILGAGLGLALPNLNNIILSSLDESQYADGSGILSTFNNVGSSIGTVLIGLIFFIAVYFSVASSLPVEYPQYQDQQILNQDIYSWVDQVLHPNITSIEKDHNLRSLTLYSGAQGMQFAFLSTALLLFVGFLLSLFIKPPPME
- a CDS encoding GDP-mannose 4,6-dehydratase; this translates as MNWNGKNVLITGANGFVGSYLAKELLDKGSDVYGFIRPEDMVAMEKNLIDKVIKDKLKMLEGDLGNISSLASALDHSQPDVIFHLAAQSSVEFSFRRPLDTQDINTIGTANLLEAVRIKDIDAKIVFAGSSEVYGMVISSPEQYQRALDSGKTIFPEPEKIPELPISESNPLRPMSPYAVSKVSGDFLMQNYHHSYGLDTVVSRAFNHEGAGRGMMFVTSIITNQIMKLKYQETDRITIGNLNACRDWSHVTDIIHGYQVLASKGRAGEVYNQGSMRTNSVLSYILLGLERAGWNINQIETIKADESKTIDNPTELVDDPIFGVKFDKTRVDQMILENQLEYTIQDKGIRVSTDQGPLTIEFNPDRFRPSEIPLLLCDNQKIQKIGARIEYSLSDVIQDQLDYFDQKENRV
- a CDS encoding CPBP family intramembrane glutamic endopeptidase, which codes for MENALNRGQLKKELFTFLIITFAATYILQFFVFNREGYILSPLSHIWSTTLAVSMFIPAASAILCMIYFKSKALTRETKIIFAFFLLYALLFAFENYCWPVMGTVMNLPVLSTIIAVLGMVTVIALNLKKKWRKGLVSSHLSFGKNRKYYLILPLAVFALLILEYLTLNFTGLGTPLTEFDISAFIVTLVSYFVLYFFTEWTWYFGEELGWRGYLQDRLFPLLGSYKGVLVLGVIWGVWHYPMNALGYNFPGQPILGNILMTVFTIVFGIILSYAVLKTGSIWIAVVMHLFNNKLNGVICAYIAYSPDVLLVNALSCIFLGILALVLLRSKVWKQVEKIKSSKQVKDQVL